The following is a genomic window from Phalacrocorax carbo chromosome 19, bPhaCar2.1, whole genome shotgun sequence.
GGGTAAcaccaggctgcagagcagcccccagggaccggCACAGGTACAGACAAACCCAGAACCAGAGCAATGCTAACGAGCCAAACCATGGGGAAAGGACACCTGGGGAGCTCCCACCTTGGAGAGAAGCACCAGCTCCCAAGCTGCAAGGGCAAACTGGGCAAGGGGGGAGCAGGATGAGGGTGGGCGGGAGCCTCTACCAACAGCTGCACTCCTCTGCCACCATACTGGGGAACTTGCGGACCTCCAGCCCCTCCGTGGAGAGGCTGATGATGAGCTGGTCCAAGTAGCAGACGGGCACGCAGCAGGGAGCCCGCTGGAGGGGGgagccctgctcctgcatgcccagcagcagcaccatgtGCAAGTAGTAGTTGGGGACACAAGTGGAGAGGGGCAGCTTGCAGGGACCCTCACAGTTGTTGGCCGCATAGACAGTGGGCATGACAATGAACTTGCGGTCGTGCAGGTCGATGgacagctcctgcaggcagcagcgggCCTGGGGCCGCGTGCTGCGGTTCTGCCGCAGCACCTTCCTCCGCTCCTGCCAATGCACCCTCACCATCTGCAatgccttcagcagcagcagcgtgtgcaGCTTCCCAGAGCTGGGCAGCTCCTTGCCAGCTTGACCCTGGCCCGGCCCTGGCGGGTAGTAGCAGAAACTCAGGAGATGCTGGAAAAGCCCCGTGTTGGCTTGGAAAGCCAGGATGTCCTTCAGCTCCTGGATCACCACCTGCAGCTTGCccatcagcagctgcagcacagtcccgtctggctgccagcccccccaagtgctgctccagcatggctcTGCTGTCCTGGGGGAAGAGCAGCACCGATGGCTCCTCCAACTGCACCAGTCGCTCCAGTGCTTCCTCCTCCGACAGGTTGAGCAGCTGGTGAGGGAGGGTCTCCATCACCTGGAAGTCCAGCCAGtggtgggagctgggctgggtgggCGGCTCGCTGGAAGGGCTCAGGACCTGGCGGATGAACTGGGTCAGGATGCCCAGgaactggctgctgctgccaggcgCTGGGGATGAAGCGTTGGCTTGGCTCGGGGCAGTGGGGGACAGCAGCTCCTCAGTCCCGGCCTGGGGTGGGCTGTGAGGAGAACACAGGGAGGGTAACAGGGACACCCTGCACTCCAGCGTTCCGCCAGGGTCTGTCCCGCCTCCTCCCACCACAGTCCCGCAGCagaagggctggggctgccccttTCTCCCCCgcagctcccagcccctgtGTTTTTCCATGGCTGTGGTGAGGGCCACAGACCTGAGCTGCGGGTATGGAGCCATGTCCACCACCCCGTCGGCAGAGAGGTAGGAAGAAGGAGCCAaagccacctcctcctcctgctgtgaCTTGGCCAGGAGGAGCAGCATGGGGGTCATCCTGGTGACGCACTTGTCATCAGAGCCAAAAAGGAGCTGCTGGGTCTCCATGGGGGGCAAGGGGGCACCTGGTGGGGAGAAGAGCGGTTGAGGATGGTGGCTGGGGTCTCCCACACGTCCCCAGAGCCCCTCGTTACAGACAGGCTTGAGAGGATCTCAGATGCCCGAGTCAGGACTCAGAGGGCACAGATGTCACTGTCCCCCACCACCACAGGCTTCCCATGGCCCTACCTCCCTCTCTGCAACGCCTGATCGCCAGCGAAGCCTCGAAGCTGAGCTGCTTGCTGGTGCGGGTGACAGACGCTACAGCATCTCCCAGGACCAGGTACTGGGGTCCCTGGTGAGGCAGAGGCTCTGCACAGAGGCAAAAGATGCAGGAGCCCCCAAGGAGGTGGGTGAGACATcacggggggggacacacactcAAATGAGCCCCCCGCTGAGGTTCCTGCTGGCTCCTGCTCACCCAGTCCACAGTGGCCCAGGGAGCAGCGAACTGGGA
Proteins encoded in this region:
- the AMH gene encoding LOW QUALITY PROTEIN: muellerian-inhibiting factor (The sequence of the model RefSeq protein was modified relative to this genomic sequence to represent the inferred CDS: inserted 3 bases in 2 codons; deleted 1 base in 1 codon), which translates into the protein MKAALRVLLPCLVLLLLSASFPRKASTGERISPINQPELSLLEELGLEADERKREKASLQERVRPSSAASSRMTAAARLFSKPGPGAKCLQGMAEDGGISWSSSSLHPWPLGELEGPVCRVKXMDQDGLTLRHLEVVGVLTHYESSFIKLLRQCTSWDESYLETFGLCPAGEGGAALHSLKHIHAHMVELGQDCFLVLHLEEVKWEAQAKLSFKLVFQAEVGRLLGELRFTLLLFYRGSREGLGAERREELLATGMGLTREQSLCLTRDXQYLVLGDAVASVTRTSKQLSFEASLAIRRCREGGAPLPPMETQQLLFGSDDKCVTRMTPMLLLLAKSQQEEEVALAPSSYLSADGVVDMAPYPQLSPPQAGTEELLSPTAPSQANASSPAPGSSSQFLGILTQFIRQVLSPSSEPPTQPSSHHWLDFQVMETLPHQLLNLSEEEALERLVQLEEPSVLLFPQDSRAMLEQHWGGWQPDGTVLQLLMGKLQVVIQELKDILAFQANTGLFQHLLSFCYYPPGPGQGQAGKELPSSGKLHTLLLLKALQMVRVHWQERRKVLRQNRSTRPQARCCLQELSIDLHDRKFIVMPTVYAANNCEGPCKLPLSTCVPNYYLHMVLLLGMQEQGSPLQRAPCCVPVCYLDQLIISLSTEGLEVRKFPSMVAEECSCW